Proteins encoded by one window of Deltaproteobacteria bacterium:
- the nuoF gene encoding NADH oxidoreductase (quinone) subunit F — protein MEKLLLRNIGVADSHKLATYQSRGGYASWRKIVETMKPEQLIDEVKASGLRGRGGAGFPTGMKWSFVPKDNPKPKYLVCNADESEPGTFKDRLLIEQDPHAIIEGTLISAFAIQSHTAFIYIRGEMVFGTQRLEQAVADAYQAGLLGKNIFGSGYDLDLIVHRGAGAYICGEETALLSSLEGGRGWPKVKPPFPATHGLFGCPTVVNNVETLAALPWILERGAAAYAAMGTEKSKGTKLFSVSGHIARPGVYEVEMGYPFKKFLEEDCGGVPNGKKLKGVIPGGGSMPVLKPEEIDKVNLDYESVAAAGSLLGSGGVIVMDESVCMVRAALNLARFFAHESCGQCSPCREGVHWMEKILHRVEHGGAQSGDLDMILNIAGNIAGNTICPFGDAAAWPPGAFIRKYRDEFEAHIVAGKCTVRN, from the coding sequence ATGGAAAAGCTGCTGCTGCGCAATATCGGTGTTGCCGACTCGCACAAGCTGGCGACTTATCAGTCGCGCGGCGGTTATGCGTCGTGGCGCAAAATCGTCGAGACCATGAAGCCGGAGCAGCTGATCGACGAAGTGAAAGCCTCGGGCCTGCGCGGCCGCGGCGGCGCGGGATTTCCCACCGGCATGAAGTGGAGCTTCGTCCCCAAGGACAATCCCAAACCGAAGTATTTGGTTTGCAACGCCGACGAAAGCGAGCCGGGAACTTTTAAAGACCGCTTGCTGATCGAACAAGACCCCCACGCGATTATCGAAGGGACCTTGATCTCGGCCTTCGCGATTCAGTCGCACACCGCATTCATTTATATCCGCGGCGAGATGGTTTTTGGCACCCAGCGGTTGGAGCAAGCGGTGGCCGACGCGTACCAAGCCGGTTTGCTCGGCAAAAATATTTTTGGCAGCGGCTACGATTTGGACTTGATCGTGCACCGCGGCGCGGGGGCTTACATTTGCGGCGAAGAGACGGCGCTGCTGTCTTCGTTGGAAGGCGGCCGCGGCTGGCCCAAAGTGAAACCGCCGTTTCCCGCTACGCACGGATTATTCGGCTGTCCGACGGTGGTCAACAACGTCGAGACGCTGGCGGCGCTGCCGTGGATACTCGAGCGCGGCGCAGCGGCCTATGCCGCCATGGGCACTGAGAAGAGCAAGGGGACAAAACTTTTCAGCGTCAGCGGCCACATCGCGCGGCCGGGCGTTTACGAAGTGGAGATGGGCTATCCGTTCAAAAAATTTCTCGAAGAGGATTGCGGCGGCGTGCCCAACGGCAAGAAATTAAAAGGCGTGATCCCCGGCGGCGGCTCGATGCCGGTGTTGAAGCCGGAAGAAATTGACAAAGTAAATCTCGATTACGAATCGGTGGCGGCGGCGGGCAGTTTGCTCGGCTCTGGCGGCGTCATCGTCATGGACGAAAGCGTCTGCATGGTGCGAGCGGCGCTGAACTTGGCGCGGTTTTTTGCTCATGAATCATGCGGTCAGTGCAGCCCATGCCGTGAGGGCGTCCACTGGATGGAGAAAATTCTGCACCGGGTCGAACATGGCGGCGCGCAGTCGGGCGACTTGGATATGATACTCAATATTGCCGGTAACATCGCCGGTAACACTATTTGTCCGTTCGGCGATGCCGCTGCCTGGCCGCCGGGCGCATTCATTCGAAAGTATCGTGACGAGTTCGAAGCCCATATCGTGGCGGGGAAATGCACGGTGCGGAATTAG
- a CDS encoding NAD(P)H-dependent oxidoreductase subunit E, whose product MALEFSPEALKTFEATVARYPKKEAAMLPVLYLAQREFGHLGSEAIEYIAKLMDQAPARVHGVVSFYTMYNMKPIGRHHIQVCRTLPCALRGAEQVTDMLKKKLGIDCGQTTADGRFTLSEVECLASCGTAPMMQVNDDYFEDLTEAKIDRILDELK is encoded by the coding sequence ATGGCTTTAGAGTTTTCACCTGAGGCGCTTAAAACGTTTGAAGCGACGGTGGCGCGCTATCCGAAGAAGGAAGCGGCGATGCTGCCGGTGCTTTATTTGGCGCAGCGGGAGTTCGGCCACTTGGGATCGGAGGCGATCGAATATATCGCCAAGCTGATGGACCAAGCGCCGGCGCGGGTGCATGGGGTGGTGAGTTTTTACACCATGTACAACATGAAGCCCATCGGCCGCCATCATATTCAAGTCTGCCGCACGCTGCCCTGTGCGCTGCGCGGCGCCGAGCAGGTAACCGACATGCTCAAAAAGAAACTCGGCATCGACTGCGGCCAAACCACGGCGGACGGCCGCTTCACATTGTCGGAAGTCGAGTGTTTAGCTTCCTGCGGCACGGCGCCGATGATGCAGGTGAACGACGATTATTTTGAAGATTTGACCGAAGCGAAGATTGATCGGATTCTCGACGAATTGAAATAG
- a CDS encoding NADH-quinone oxidoreductase subunit D gives MKADNPELPSEIMELQMGPSHPATHGTIKFNLKLDGERVVDCDVEVGFLHRGFDKSCEQATWTQVIPYTDRLNYASSLINNVGYALAVEKLIGVETPARCQYIRVIISELARLFDHLTCCGMAASELGAITVGFYMIEARELITHIIENLTGARLTVTYVRIGGVKHDLPEHFAERVATAFTTMRRLLNDCDHLLSRNRIFLDRMSNIGVISQETALNYSLTGPILRATGVNYDIRKAFPYLVYDQMDFEVPLGSRGDNYDRFLCRLREIEQSMKIVEQALKQLPVGPVWIDDPRFVLPEKDKVYGSIEGLMHHFKIIMEGIKVPAGETYFAVEGGNGELGFYIVSDGGGKPYRMRVRPPCFIAMGAFAEMIKGHMVADIIPTFGMINMIGGECDR, from the coding sequence ATGAAAGCGGATAATCCAGAGCTGCCGAGCGAGATCATGGAACTGCAGATGGGACCGTCCCATCCGGCGACCCATGGCACCATCAAGTTCAATCTCAAGCTCGACGGCGAGCGGGTGGTGGACTGCGATGTCGAGGTCGGCTTTCTTCATCGCGGTTTCGACAAGAGCTGCGAGCAGGCGACCTGGACTCAAGTTATTCCCTACACCGACCGGCTGAACTACGCATCGTCGCTGATCAACAACGTCGGCTACGCGCTTGCCGTGGAAAAGCTCATCGGCGTCGAAACCCCGGCGCGCTGCCAATACATTCGCGTCATCATCAGCGAGCTGGCGCGCTTGTTCGACCATTTAACTTGCTGCGGCATGGCGGCGTCTGAGTTGGGGGCGATCACTGTCGGCTTTTACATGATCGAAGCGCGCGAGCTGATCACGCATATCATTGAAAATCTCACCGGCGCGCGCTTGACCGTCACCTACGTGCGCATCGGCGGCGTCAAGCATGATTTGCCAGAGCATTTCGCCGAGCGGGTGGCGACGGCTTTCACGACCATGCGCCGGCTGCTCAATGACTGCGATCATTTGCTGTCGCGTAACCGGATCTTTCTCGATCGCATGTCCAACATCGGTGTGATTTCCCAAGAGACCGCATTGAATTACAGTCTCACCGGGCCGATCCTGCGCGCCACCGGCGTCAACTACGATATCCGCAAGGCGTTCCCTTATTTGGTCTACGATCAAATGGACTTTGAAGTGCCGCTCGGCAGCCGGGGCGACAACTACGACCGCTTTCTTTGCCGCCTGCGTGAGATCGAGCAGAGCATGAAGATCGTCGAGCAGGCGCTTAAGCAGCTACCCGTCGGGCCGGTATGGATCGACGATCCGCGCTTCGTCTTGCCGGAAAAAGACAAAGTCTACGGCAGCATCGAAGGCTTGATGCATCATTTCAAGATCATCATGGAAGGCATTAAGGTGCCGGCGGGGGAAACCTATTTCGCCGTCGAAGGCGGCAACGGCGAGCTCGGCTTTTACATCGTCAGCGATGGCGGCGGCAAGCCCTATCGCATGCGCGTGCGACCGCCTTGCTTCATCGCCATGGGCGCGTTTGCCGAGATGATCAAAGGGCATATGGTGGCGGATATTATTCCCACCTTCGGCATGATCAATATGATTGGCGGGGAATGCGACCGTTAG